The genomic window TTTCCTTCCCAGCTTATTCACTTCCTCATGCAATGCTGCATTGCTGGACCAGCACTATGGTGCACATACCATCTGCAGATGACAGCCACCCCATTCTAAGGTCTGCGCTTGTGCAAGGTCAAGCTAGTTTAGTTTGAGTGAGTAGGTATAACTGAATGTGAAGTTGATCTGTTTCTCTTGGAAGTATGTATAAGCTGCTATCCAACACCAGACTGGTAACTAAAACATTAACTTCTCCCAGTCTTGTTCAaatataagataaaataaaactttagtGGGCTTGAGAATTTGAAATTTCACAAGAGGAGGCAGAACTGCAGTGCACTACAGGTTGAACTGTCTTTGTTACTGACAAGTTTATGTATAGCATATCTATAATAGTACTGTTCTGCCAGAGCCCTAAGGAAAGAGGCAGACAGCTTGTGCTGCTAAACGTAAGGGATAACACCTACCTGCTCAAGGCAGGCTCATCTGACAAGGTATAGTGCTGGACATGTACTCCAGCCTTCTTGAAAACCCTGCTGAAGTGTAACATACATACTACATAACTTTGACTAAGGGTGGAAGAGACAttaacaattatttaaaaattcattaaaatattcaacTTTATTAACagtatatttacattttttttcctgctcttggTCAACCATGGTGAATGTTCAAAGGtaaaaaaagcattaagcaATAACcacaagatgaaaacattttaaacctATACAATACTTTATACATAAATTTATACAAAGGAACACTTAAATAATACAACTGGACACAAAAATATACACTTTTAGAGAAATTCACATCAGTAATTGTATAAAGCTCTCTTCTGTACTAAGGGGTCCTGAAAATTTAGGACTAAAACATTAGCTCTGTAATGTAAAAGGGTTATTGTGACAGTCCTCAAAGGCCACTATATAGCACACTGACATATTCAAGGCTATCAGCTTATATTTCAGTCTGTGTATTCAAGTTTTGAGGTCCTTTTATGATTATGCAAACATCAGAAATATAGTGGTATAATAAATGGTACTTATGAAAGCAGAGTTTTAGAGCCAATATTAAAATTTGCAGGCTCAAAACACCCACTTAATATTTAAACAAGTATTTGATACTACTGTTTGTTCAAAAATAGAAAGAGTAAATGCACttacataaaaaataacttttactGTTCAGCAAGCGTGCTCATGTGATTTTTATATTAGtacaaacttaaaaaacaaacaaacaaatccaccatatgactttttaaaataaatgataccAATTCACCTTTCCCCTACTCGAGTACATTTACATTAAGGCTTTGAATCATCTGACCCACGATTTTAcaacattaaaatgaatggGTCCACATGGATGCTAGTATGTCTCATTGAGACTTAGCATGAATAGAATTAAAGCTCACCACcttaaggaaacagaaagacaCATGCTCATACCTTAACTATATTCCTTTTTGTCTCCAAACTAGAACATAAAGTTTAATAGTAACAGTATTTCATGGCAAGAGACGAGTAcgtaatatttttttaaagtatattattaatttaatggCAACATCTTTGGAGAAATttccagtttttgttgtttttgtttttaaattcctaTGAACGTCATGcaaaaagatatttcttaaGATTACCTTAAGAAGTTTTTGATGGAAGTGGAATGTATATCCCaaactgcagatgaaaaaaaagctaaaaagtcTTCCTGGATTTTTTTGTCATACATTTGTATCTTGCAATAATGGTTCTTTAGCTTCACCGGGAGCTTGTGGGCTGTGGGGATGGCTGTGGCTGCCGCAGTGTTTCTTCCAGTTGCTGGATCGTACACTTAAGTTGGTGTGTTCAGGAATAAACAAGGCAACAAGTAGTGCCAACAGCACAGAGCACGCTCCAAATAAGAACGGGGGTCCAGGAATTATAGAATtctgaggaaagaaatagaCAGTTAACAtcacaaaatataattaaaccTTTACATGTGTTAACATACTAAGAAAGGCTAATtataacaaattttaaaagttgttttttttttttttcttgctatgcTAGCCAATACAGTACTTGTCTCCAAGCAGAGTCTAAGAAATCTGTGATGATGAAGTTTCTGATTTAGGAGAGGAAGCACATGTTATTTACTAATGTTTGCTAACTTCCTTTTCTAAGGCAACTTTTATGAAGCAAACAGCTCTTCAGCAGTAGGACAACTTCCCGCGCTTTTATGTACTTGACGGCTGGACTTCATTATGTATAGCATGCTCCCCGTGAGATACCTGGGGAGACTCAAATCTAGCGTCTTCTCCCTACTAACCTTAAACTTggttcttttctctccttcccttcaaGGTACCATTTGCTTTTTTAGTTCCAGACAGGTACATGCACACAGCACAACTGTATGAAAGCAGTgcagaaaagttttgtttgcgGTCTGAACAATGAGTATTTCCATTAGCATTCAATTTCACTGCTGTTTGTAGAGTGGACTtccaaaaaacacattaacgaaaaaaagactgaataaaaTTCTGCAAACAAGGTATGGGAAAAGCTTTTGCTTGTAACTTAATCAGTTAGGCACAGCTAGACAGCACTGCAATGTAACAGCTGAAGAGAAGTATCCCATATCCTGCTGCAACCAGTATAGTCACCCGCTGAATTTCCTCCACAATTTATCATCTATtaggaactaaaaaaaatacagaggcCTTGGCTAGAAGGCTAAAAGACACCACGACCCAAATGCATGATACCTGAGAGGTAAATACAATGTCAGAGACCTGCTCAGTAAGACAAGAAAACAGTGGGATTATGTAGTTATTAATTCATCTTTCCTTTGTCTTTGGAAAGGCTGGCAGTTGCCGAACTACTAAGAGATCCAGCTAATAGGAACAAAAACTGAACCATAGTACCTTGTCTCAAGCCAAAGCCTGTGAGAGTGATTTAAGAACCTATTTTTACATGCTTAATTTACAGTTAGCCTGACAATGTAATTCAGCATCATAGTCAGGAACCACCAGAGACATGGTCTCTTcccaattcattttttttgggAATCAGTCAGTAAAAGAAGAGTACCTGTTGTAAATGGTATTGTGTGACAACACTGCTTCCTGGTGGTGATTCAGGCATGGGGAGTTCATTCAGTTCAACGtgaaatatatagaatataaaaCCATAAAGTGCTGGTCCCAAACCATTACACAAGCCTCGAATTCCTGTTATCATCCCTTGAACCACACCTGAGAAAACAAGATATTCTGTTAtgtatctacatatatatataaaatttatatatgtaaaaatgattttaatagaTTATGAACACATCAGTAAGACTTTTACACTgatgcaaaaaggaaaacttctcTCACTGCTGTTGGACTGTGAGTAGCAATAAACAAAGGGTGCAGACAACTTGTCTTTAtggtatatatattttttcctatctcCCTATAGGCTCAGAGTAATGCTTCCTATGCCATGCATATTAAGAGATCAGTATATACAATATCCTTATTCTCACGCAGCAGCACTGCATACAGCCTGTACAACAAAGCCAACTTACATcaaaagtacagaaaacaaacagctttaaatATTGTACTATGTTTGGGGTCTGAATGTTCTTGCCTCTGGGCCAGAAGGACTTGTCATGCACACATGGCAGCTTTAAAGTGATTTTAACGTTTTGTCACCTGTGCTCAGGTATATAGGCTACCACGAGTAAGGATAACTCACTAGACATGTTTAGCTTCACAGTGATCTTTGACTAGAATTCAAAGGATTAGGACAACACCTACCTTGTTGGTCAGCATCAGCAGTTCGTGAAACCAGTGCACTTACAGCTGGGAAAGTAATACTGGACATGGCTGCGACAGCTCCAGCTGCCCACATCAtcctgcagaaaataaagattcaAAGGAACTGTTCAGCCGGGACAGCATTCTGCATACGGAGCATATGTATGTACACGTGCATGTTTGTAAGTATCACATTCAGatattaaaatggaatttaCATACCATGGTTCTGATCCAAAGCCATACCACGCAAGTTGTAGTATTTGAAATCCTAGACCCAGTAGGatggtgtttttatttccaatgGACCGCATAAGTAAACTCAAAACTATTGTCTGATAGAGCAAGGAACAAggtacaagggaaaaaaagttaatctaAATGTTAAATACatgcaaatacattaatgcattAAAAGAGCTAAgttcaaaagcagcatttgcCTTGTAGTCAGGAGTCCTGcctctaccaaaaaaaaatatatatatatatatataatttagcAAGTAATATAAACAAACTATCACCGCTTATTTGATACATAAGAGGATTTAGTTTTCCCAACACAAAACACTTTGGATATTAATGAACCAAACCCTGTTTGGCAAGCTGTTTTATTCATCTAAGTTAGTTAAAGTAGAAGTGTTAATAAACTGTTAGATGCTTAGAAAAACAGCTAAAAGAAGGTGACTCATGTTTCCGGAACCACAATATTATGGAAGTTCTCCACAGTGCTTAGCTCTCTCCAGAGTTACTCAGTGAATTACATAAATTAACTCACCTGTGCAATAATGGAAAGAATCCCAAGTACTGCTATGAATGCTGCTACACTTTCAGATGAAAATCCCATTATCtgtataaaaaataagaatggtAATTTGATTATTGACCAAAAAAACGTGTATCATATCACACGTATCAGTGTGGGAACACACAATGCAGAAAACTGGaattattcaatttttttttttttttaaatatatattttccactaaataaagtggaaaacacaaaaagcaatagcataaatggaaaacaagtaAATGATTCCCTCAAAGTAATAAAGCAGTTTAAAATAGTGATTTTCATAACCCAAGAATAATGCAAATAGTTACAAAATTGGAGAAGTTGCTTTAATGTGTTCATCTCTGTCTCTAAAaaccaaaaataacagcaagagTACTTAACTGCTGCAAGCTGTTAAATTACACTAGTTACCTCTGTTTTTTATTCAGAACTATTGTAAACTTTCCTATAAATTTACTTCAAATCCATATCAAAATGTTACGTTACCTGTCTGAGGTATAGGAAGAAGCTAGAATATTGGCCTGCCTCTGGGAGGTAGGAAAGAAAGACTGTTATGCAGATTAGCAGCACAACTGAGTCCTGGCCAACTTTCTTCAGGGActatggcaggaaaaaaaaaagaaaaaggaaaacattcaatTGTCATATTCAGAAAAGCATACATAATAAGAAAATGAATCAATTAATGAAATCATTATTCAAATCAATTAATTAAATCATTACATGACACcaccaaaacattttctgtgtgtttagcAAGATTGTTGGCAAAGGTATTGGCAGCAATGCAAGATTAAACTTGATaaaagatggcttttttttttttttttttttttaaagcttgagATGTAGTAAATTCAATCACTTTTCTCAAGCTTAACACAAGCATCCCGCCATATTTAGCTAGCTTACTGCAAACGGGTCAGCCTGTTCCCACGAAATGGGTGCTCCCCACGATGCTGGCCTCATCTTCTCTGGCAGCGATTCTGGTACAGCAaccagaataaaacaaatgtctAACAAGGCGATCGCCGTGGCTAGGACCACAACCAAGCTGTCTCCGTAGACTCGACCAAGGTAAGCACCAATAGCAGGGCTGGTAACTAAACTTGCTGCAAAAGTTGCTGAAACCTGAAACAAATAACAGCCGGTAAGATCTTCAAGGACACAATTCAAAAGTGTTATTACAATGATAATAACTACAGAAATATAATACAAGCATAGTAAAACCTTTTAAGTCAGAAGCAGAATATTCAAGAGGAGCTCCAGGACTGGGTGGCAAGAACAAGCAATCAGAAAAGCCCTACTCCAAACTGAACCTGACTTAccagggaagaaacaaaaatagcgATTTTGAAAACCTTTACCTACTGAAGTAATAAGCACTGAATAccacagagacagagagagttaaaaaaaaatacataccaAACCATAGGCCATACTTCTTTCATGTTCTTGTGTTATGTCTGCTACATATGCAAAAACCACTGAAAATGTCACTGCAAAAACTCCAGAGACAGATATAACAGCAAAGtaccacctgaaaaaaaatcatatacaAAAATTAGAACACACAAAACGAAAGAAAAAGTCTGTACTTAAAATCCAAATACAGTTCAACAGTTACTGCCTTGTCCAAGTTTTCCTGACAAGCATTAAGATAAAGCCAATATGAGTGCACCTGGATACAGTTGTATGATTTCTTCTATGCACTGACCACAAAGCTAAACAGCATAATTTTGTAATGTACAAAAAGCTGCTGCGATTTAACACTTCTAGGAAGCTATGTGTTGATGCGTCTGTGACTGAAAGCAAGTCAGGAACTTCAAACTGCTCACTGAGAGCTCTCAACATAAGCCTCATCTTGATGCTAGGCAGTGCTGACGTCATTGGAAACCAGCTACGCTGGGAAATGAGCTGCTTCCAGGAAAGGGACGAGGAATCCATGTGACCAGAGAGAAAACTGGAAAGGCATCTGGAGCTGCCTGCACAGCCGCCTCCTCCTGTGTCGGTGCAGTCTGCGTTATTTCAGCTGCACCCTGAGGTACAGCACACAGCTGGTCCCACACCAAGTACCAACTGGGGCAGTACCAGGGTAACGTACGTGCCAGTTTGATCTTACTTGACTTGCACAGCCGGTGAAAGCTGATGGATTTTAAAGCTTGAGAAACAGAAGTATAAAATTGAAGCAACATTTTAGGTTACACATAGTTACTTCATGCATAAGgtaagttttcatttctttgcacCTGGTTAGTTTTAGAGTAACATGGACACAAAAAAGCCTTGTTACCATTTCTTGGGTGGCATCCTAAAACACTTGACAAACGTGCTGAAAGTACTCAATGGGGGCTAAAGGACAGCTACTCCACTTTGACTCCGTTCCCCCaacttttcagtgaaataacaCAAAAGCCTCGATATTGCATGGagcaaataacattttatcaGCAATACCACAAACACACGGATTAGACAACAACCTAGAGGAGAAGCGTGCATCTAGTGTGAAGGACTGCACTAACCATGGGCTGATCTTCATTAGTGGTATTGGTGCACAGGTGAAAAATACTGTTAGCAGCAGGAAGGACTTCCGTCCCCACACGTCAGACAGGGCACCTATGAGCGGGGCACTGAGGAACGATAGCAAGCCCTAGGTGAAATAGAGAGAACGCTTCAGTTAGAACCACGCGGTTAGAACTGCGACAGCCAGCCATGCCACGAGCTGACAGCGACTGGGCTCTGCTTTTACAAAACTTCATCACTACAGTGCGATGCATCAAAGGCAATATGGTCAAGCATTCCTAATTTTCTACCCCATAGTTacataaaattcaaattttaaaatcccAGAGATACATAAAGCTCAAGAATGATGATCCAGCGATATCAGCAGTTTTatgaactgtgttttgttttacatttggaATTCGCATGAATGTAAGTAACTGCCAATACCCTACTAGAGCAGCAAATCTTAACACCACACATTGTTTTGGATCAGTTAactacctttttattttgtgaactCAAACAACAGTTACAGACCAAACACTatcctacagaaaataaaatgattggTATTCCCTTTGTTGGCAATACTTTGATCTTGTATTTTTTATACCATGAAAACTATCCTGAAAGTTTCTCTCATCTGGCAGTCATTTCTAAATCCCGCCAACCGTTTgcacaaaactgtattttcaattaCTCAAACATTTGTTACCCTACCTTTACTCCTTGAATTAAACCATTCATTAGAAATGTATGTTTTGGAAAGGTTTCATGCAAAACCTGGAAAGGAGATAAGAACACTGTTATTCACCCAATATTGACCATAGATAGTACTCATAACGCATCCATCTTCTACAGTGTGGTACATCCACACCAGCTTTTATTTCCACTGATTATAGATAGATCTTAAAAGGTCTTGAACCTTTACGACATCCAAAGTTATGCAAGATTAATACACCCAAAACACTAAGAAAATCAAAGTCTACACTTCTACTTAGTAACCATTATTTTCAGGTTCATTATCCAACAAGTTAG from Aythya fuligula isolate bAytFul2 chromosome 8, bAytFul2.pri, whole genome shotgun sequence includes these protein-coding regions:
- the MFSD14A gene encoding hippocampus abundant transcript 1 protein, producing the protein MSQGGKKKKRAANRSVMLAKKIIIKDGGTPQGIGSPSVYHAVIVIFLEFFAWGLLTAPTLVVLHETFPKHTFLMNGLIQGVKGLLSFLSAPLIGALSDVWGRKSFLLLTVFFTCAPIPLMKISPWWYFAVISVSGVFAVTFSVVFAYVADITQEHERSMAYGLVSATFAASLVTSPAIGAYLGRVYGDSLVVVLATAIALLDICFILVAVPESLPEKMRPASWGAPISWEQADPFASLKKVGQDSVVLLICITVFLSYLPEAGQYSSFFLYLRQIMGFSSESVAAFIAVLGILSIIAQTIVLSLLMRSIGNKNTILLGLGFQILQLAWYGFGSEPWMMWAAGAVAAMSSITFPAVSALVSRTADADQQGVVQGMITGIRGLCNGLGPALYGFIFYIFHVELNELPMPESPPGSSVVTQYHLQQNSIIPGPPFLFGACSVLLALLVALFIPEHTNLSVRSSNWKKHCGSHSHPHSPQAPGEAKEPLLQDTNV